In the Thermodesulfobacteriota bacterium genome, one interval contains:
- a CDS encoding CHC2 zinc finger domain-containing protein, with the protein MSMGGTDNVREYYRLVTEMDIGDVARELLPGRITQETGQRLMCDCPNHQSQSRLSLHVMLDKQGWYCFGCGVGGDVLQLVEFIQTGSVTAGQSGPMPDSHRQARDYLAKKAGLPPLSRYGLSQERLAQTEADRAFELRVKDALTSLARLYHARLKESPEVLDWLKSKYALSEETIDDLLIGYADNASGAVAQLTGGEDGFSKRELAATGAFRPTSQDGLTPFFERRIVFPYWSRGRVVFMIGRKTPWTPDVGWEQGKYKKLPVHDEHQRPYVADFINNALLFNEDCLLARPGKVIITEGVTDCLALMQLGLPTVSPVTVRIRAADWERLIPKLRGVETVYICQDNELSQAGLKGALQTARTLAEHKIDTRLVTLPLSETQLSARQELTERFGLTASVGPKELAKLLAGRPAEEIQAAEALLATAKIDVNDYIAAGHTREDFERLLAEASTPIEFGVRSLPEGAEEEERNRLLEPILGEISEQSPLEQARLLKLVQERIGGGVSMATLKEQIRAIQKDRKVEFRNEKKKAKRMSGAMPGSCRARVDEVLIDTELENGAPDYTLAAEAAYDWFTANGAQFFHTLQGEPFMYFDNAIYWMDSPDRGRKRHYAAMLYKHTGMVPTSNGGRTFFEVLPSLAMIRGQVRDHFSWLHTDVASYTVYFNLNNPEHEIAKITPDEIQIMKNGGNEDGIILDGSRKMKPLKFLPDADLEEADRLLVDLLVGNMTCPQGDRFLILSWLSCFLLIDFAGTRPMTRFEGSAGSGKTTASKITSTLLYGEPQHKKATDAANYTDGSQNPLIVLDNIEVKQMTEDLTTFMLTSITGIAKEKRKSGTDSETITERTKCLLNTTGIEPLCGELSEILSRSFVINFDLANQASDCFLESEVISAIQQNRDLIISAIMKRTSHVLAMIRDGAQKQVMRLLHRTMPTHGKRRCNDYLSLMYLMMLAGSEEHEVTTGLEDLSPLFIEQIHSINDTSQEMARESNPIATALASLFHAYRNAVELDEKARYGEDDRANHVVGFIERYQVRFENENTMEPVSAGRLLAALRRVGREFNLEFEYKKPAQLGRRISNDLDVIRDAGFDIDRQRNAHTKNFEYRIGRRGA; encoded by the coding sequence ATGAGCATGGGCGGAACGGATAACGTCAGGGAGTATTACCGGCTCGTCACCGAGATGGACATCGGTGACGTGGCCCGGGAACTCCTGCCGGGACGGATCACCCAGGAGACCGGCCAGCGCTTGATGTGCGACTGCCCCAACCATCAGAGCCAGTCGCGCCTGTCGCTGCACGTGATGCTCGACAAACAGGGCTGGTACTGCTTCGGCTGCGGGGTTGGCGGCGATGTGCTGCAGCTCGTGGAGTTCATTCAGACGGGCTCGGTCACCGCCGGGCAATCCGGTCCGATGCCGGACAGCCACCGTCAGGCCCGGGACTATCTCGCCAAGAAGGCGGGCTTGCCGCCGCTGTCGCGCTATGGCCTCAGCCAGGAGCGTCTCGCCCAGACGGAGGCCGACCGCGCCTTCGAACTGCGGGTCAAGGACGCGCTGACCTCGCTGGCCAGGCTTTACCACGCCAGACTCAAAGAGTCGCCGGAGGTCCTCGACTGGCTGAAATCCAAATACGCCCTGAGCGAGGAGACCATCGACGATCTCCTGATCGGCTACGCGGACAACGCGTCCGGCGCGGTCGCCCAACTGACCGGGGGTGAGGACGGTTTCTCCAAGCGGGAGCTCGCCGCCACCGGCGCTTTCCGTCCCACCAGCCAGGACGGCCTGACGCCATTTTTCGAGCGCCGGATCGTCTTTCCCTACTGGAGCCGTGGCCGGGTGGTGTTCATGATCGGCCGCAAGACGCCGTGGACCCCGGACGTTGGCTGGGAGCAAGGGAAATACAAGAAACTGCCGGTTCACGACGAACACCAACGGCCTTACGTCGCCGACTTCATCAACAACGCGCTGCTGTTCAACGAGGACTGCCTGCTGGCGAGGCCCGGCAAGGTGATCATCACCGAGGGGGTGACCGATTGCTTGGCGCTGATGCAACTGGGCCTGCCCACCGTATCTCCGGTCACCGTCCGCATCCGGGCCGCCGATTGGGAGCGCCTGATCCCCAAGCTGCGCGGCGTCGAAACTGTCTACATCTGCCAGGACAACGAACTCTCCCAGGCCGGTCTCAAAGGGGCGCTGCAAACCGCTCGCACCCTGGCCGAACACAAAATCGACACCCGCCTGGTGACGCTGCCCTTGTCGGAGACACAGCTCTCGGCCCGGCAGGAGCTGACCGAACGCTTCGGCCTGACGGCGAGCGTGGGGCCGAAGGAGCTGGCCAAGCTGCTGGCGGGACGTCCCGCCGAGGAAATCCAGGCGGCCGAGGCGCTTCTCGCCACCGCCAAGATCGACGTCAACGATTACATTGCCGCCGGGCATACCCGGGAGGATTTCGAACGCCTGCTCGCCGAGGCCAGCACGCCCATCGAGTTCGGCGTGCGCTCGCTGCCCGAGGGCGCTGAAGAAGAGGAACGCAACCGCCTGCTCGAACCGATCCTGGGAGAGATTTCCGAGCAGTCGCCGCTGGAACAGGCCCGCCTGCTGAAGCTGGTGCAGGAGCGCATCGGCGGTGGCGTTTCGATGGCCACCCTCAAAGAGCAGATCCGCGCCATCCAGAAGGACCGCAAGGTCGAGTTCCGCAACGAAAAGAAAAAGGCCAAGCGGATGTCCGGCGCGATGCCCGGATCATGCCGCGCCCGGGTCGACGAGGTGCTGATCGACACGGAACTTGAGAACGGCGCTCCCGACTACACCCTGGCCGCCGAGGCGGCCTACGACTGGTTCACCGCCAACGGTGCCCAGTTCTTTCACACCCTGCAGGGCGAGCCGTTCATGTATTTCGACAACGCCATCTACTGGATGGATTCACCGGACAGGGGCCGCAAGCGCCATTACGCGGCCATGCTCTATAAGCACACGGGCATGGTGCCGACCTCCAACGGCGGACGGACATTTTTCGAGGTACTGCCCAGCCTGGCTATGATCCGAGGCCAGGTGCGCGACCATTTTTCCTGGCTGCACACGGATGTGGCTTCCTACACCGTCTATTTCAACCTGAACAATCCGGAGCACGAGATCGCCAAGATCACCCCGGACGAAATTCAGATCATGAAGAACGGCGGCAACGAGGATGGCATCATCCTGGACGGCTCGCGGAAGATGAAGCCGCTGAAATTCCTGCCAGACGCCGATCTCGAAGAGGCGGACCGGCTCCTGGTCGATCTGCTGGTGGGCAACATGACCTGTCCACAGGGGGATCGCTTTCTCATCCTTTCCTGGCTCTCCTGTTTCCTGCTGATCGATTTTGCCGGGACGCGGCCCATGACCCGTTTCGAGGGTTCGGCCGGATCGGGCAAGACCACCGCCAGCAAGATCACGTCGACGCTTCTTTACGGCGAGCCCCAGCACAAGAAGGCCACCGATGCGGCGAACTACACCGACGGCTCGCAGAACCCGCTCATCGTCCTCGACAACATCGAGGTCAAGCAGATGACCGAGGATCTGACCACCTTCATGCTGACCAGCATCACCGGCATCGCCAAGGAGAAACGCAAGAGCGGCACCGACAGCGAGACCATCACCGAGCGGACCAAATGCCTGCTGAACACCACCGGCATCGAGCCGCTGTGCGGGGAGCTTTCGGAGATCCTGTCGAGGTCCTTCGTCATCAACTTCGACCTCGCCAACCAGGCAAGCGACTGCTTTCTGGAATCGGAGGTCATTTCCGCCATCCAGCAGAACCGGGACCTGATCATCTCGGCCATCATGAAGCGAACCAGTCATGTTCTGGCGATGATCCGGGACGGAGCCCAGAAGCAGGTCATGCGCCTGCTGCACCGAACCATGCCGACCCATGGCAAGCGCCGTTGCAACGATTATCTGAGCCTGATGTACCTGATGATGCTGGCCGGGTCCGAGGAACACGAGGTAACCACCGGACTCGAGGATCTGAGCCCGCTGTTCATCGAGCAGATCCATTCCATCAACGACACCAGTCAGGAGATGGCGCGGGAGTCGAACCCCATTGCCACGGCGCTGGCGTCGCTCTTCCATGCCTACCGGAATGCGGTGGAGCTGGACGAGAAGGCCCGCTACGGCGAGGACGACCGGGCAAACCACGTCGTCGGGTTCATCGAACGCTACCAGGTGCGGTTCGAAAACGAGAACACCATGGAGCCGGTGTCGGCTGGACGGCTGCTCGCGGCGCTGCGCAGGGTTGGCCGGGAATTCAACCTCGAATTCGAATACAAAAAGCCCGCCCAGCTCGGTCGGCGCATCAGCAACGACCTGGACGTCATCCGGGACGCCGGGTTCGACATCGACCGGCAGCGCAACGCCCACACCAAAAACTTCGAGTACCGGATCGGTCGTAGAGGTGCTTAA